The genomic interval GGTGTAGTTAGTATAACATTCGATGCTTCAATTTTTGTGCCACCCTCACATAAAATCGAGTGTACTTTTTGATCTTGATGTTCGACTGCAACCACTTTACAACCGGTGATCAGCTCCACTCCTTGTTGGACAGCAAGTTCACGCAGTTCTTCTACGACTGTCCCCCAGCCTTTATCAAGATACAAGACTCCTTTTAGTGATCGCTGCAGCTGCTTTAAGGCAGGACCAGCAGCGTGTAATTCAGGTGCAAACACATAAGTGGATGTTCGGAGCAATGCATAGAACACGTTGCGCAGCATTGGATTATGCAATTGAGTTTCAATCCAATCGCGGATACTGATCTGGTTCCAAACGCTTGTGTCCATTTTTCCTAATTTAATGAACCATTTTGCAAATTCGAGCTTTCCTTCCCAACTTAGGAGCGGCGTTTGAAAGAAGGAAGATATGTTCGTTGGTATGGGCAACATTTGTTCTTTCCACATCCCGTAAGCATCAATAGACGGTGTGCTCCCCTCAAGTCGTAATCCGAGTTCGCGGAATGCTTCGTACGCTTCCCCTTTATACAGTGCATGCCCACCCAAATTAAAATATACACCCTGCTTATTGTTGGTGATGGCTCTGCCTCCCAACCGCTTTTGTTTTTCCAGTACAATGGTTCGTTTCCCTGCTTTTGCTGCATAGATCGCAGCCGTTAAACCCGCAATTCCCCCGCCTACAATAGCCACTTCATATTTTGTCATCGTCATCATCCTTTTCGATTATTTACTAATATAACGGATGAGTAAATAATTCTGTGACAAAATGGAGACAAAAGTTTTTTGATGGAGTGGATTGTTAGGTAATACGAACTGATTCAAGAAGCTTATTTACGAGCCGCACCAAAGCGTTTGGTAAAAGAATGGATTGAGATGCATATGAAGTGAGTTTTTAATAGCTGCGAAGAAAAGAGTCCCTGATTGGTTAACGAGTATTGCTCCATAATTAAAGTTATTCCATTAAAGGGCGCCTTTCTTTAATAAAAGGGCATAAATTTTTCATACTCTCCGTAACTTTTTACAAAGGAAAATCGTTATTTAAAACAAAAGGTATTTTTACAGGCTATTAAAGTGAATGGGGGAAAACTATGAAGGTCCTTATATTAGGAGGTACTCGTTTTTTGGGAAGAGCTTTGGTAGAAGAAGCATTGAAAAGAGGGCACGAAATCACCTTATTTAATCGCGGAACTTATAAAGAGACGTTTCCTGAAGTAGAGCAGCTAATCGGCAATAGAGACAGTGATGTATCACATCTGGAAAACCGGAAATGGGATGTCGTAGTGGATACATGCGGATTTGCTCCTCATCAAATCAAAAAAATCGCTGCTGTACTTGGGGCAAACATCGAACATTATACATACATCTCAAGTATCTCTGCTTATAAAGATTGGATTCCACTCAATATTACGGAAGACTATCATTTACAATCCATGCCGCCGGATAATAAATTAAAAGATGTTGAGGAGGGGAAAATTTCTCCTTACGAGTATTACGGCGCTTTGAAAGTACTATGTGAAGGAGAGGCGGAGAAGCATTGGCCAGGGCGTGTTTTGCATATAAGAGCTGGGCTGCTTGTCGGACCATTTGACTATACGGATCGGCTTCCGTACTGGGTACAGCGTGTAGCACAAGGCGGAAAAGTATTGGTTCCGGGACGTCCAGATCGTCCTGTTCAATTGATTGACGTAAAAGATGTAGCAACATGGGTATTCGATATGGCAGAAAACAGAAAAGTAGGTATGTTCAATGTAACAGGACCGGATTATGAATTGACTATAGAAGAGCTATTGAATAACTGTAAAGTTGTCACAAACAGTGATGCCGAATTTGTATGGACAGATGAACAATTTGTATTGGATCATAAAATACAGCCATGGACGGAAATGCCGTTATGGATTCCTGAACACTTCCCGTTAGAAGGAGAAACAGAGTCATGGAAAGGCGCTTCTTTCATTAGTGTAGAAAAAGCTGTTAACGCTGGTCTTTCCTTCCGACCTCTTGAAGATACTATTCATGATGTATATCAATGGGAGAAAGCTAGAAAGAATTCAGAACGAAAGACGGGGATATCAAGAGAAAGAGAGCAGGAGCTGCTAGAGACTTGGTTTCAAAAAGAGAAAAAGGAGACAGTTTAATGGGGTTATTACCCCATGCTCATCAAGCTAAGGAAAAATTATATCCTTAATAATTGTATGATCTTTAACAATCGGGAGCTTTCGTATTATAAGGTCAACTAGTAGTTACGGAAATTCAATCAAGGAAGCATAAAAACATAACGAGAACTCCTTTATCAGTACTCTAACCACAACGGGAGTCTCAAAGTTCTTGGAATAATCATTTGTTGAACAATACGCTTTGCTTTTTTGAGAGAATATCCATTCAGAAGATGAGCTTCTCTTACGTAAAGCAAAGGCAAATAAAAAAAATACCGCGATAAAGTTCGAGCTCTCGTCTTGGGGTAACACCAGCAAAACGCGGATTTACAACGTAGGAAATACAAATATAAAAAGCCTAATTTCTCAGGTGTTATAAGTGAGAAATTAGGCTTTAGTTACTTCAGAAAAGCGCCCGATTGCGGAATAAGAAAAACACATTTCTTTGTCTGCCTATTATACATAAAGCTTATTATCGGCAAAAGAAGGGGTTGGTGAAGCACTATCCTCAATCCTAATATCAAACTAAGGCTAATAGAAATAATTAAGTTAATTACCTTCGGACTCTCTCCTGAAATTCGAAACGTTGCTTTGCATTCCCTTTAATGATGATATCGATTCCACTATCGATATTCCTTGAAACATTCTTACCATTTAATACTTTCATCACAGCTTCGACACTTAAATATCCCATATCATAAGGATTTTGTGCAACTGTTCCAGGCAGCTTTTCCTCTTCTATCAATTCAATCATTTCATTAATACCATCCGCTCCAATGACTGGCATTTTATAACCAAGATCTTCAATAGTGTGAAAAGCAGTTAATGCTAGTTCGTCATTAGTGGCGATTATTCCTTGAAGGTTAGGGTGTTCGTCTAAAATCGTTTTCAAATCTTCTTTCACTTGCAAAGGCTCTAAGAAAACATCAACTCCTTCTGCAACAATTTCAATTCCTACAGACTGTAAACTTATTTTAGCACCTTTTATCCGGTCAGAAGCTACCGGACTATTTGTATCTACTCCTAAGATGGCAACTTCATTTCCAGGCTGCAGTTGCGAACCTAGTAACGCTCCCGCTATTCTTCCTAACGCAACATTATCAGTACCAACATAAGAGGTTTTATCCTCCCAAGAAACATCAGTATCAAGTAAGATAACAGGAATATCCTGTTCGACAAAGTCTTCTAACGCAGAACTAATATAATCCGGATAAATAGGAGCTATAATTAAGCTATCAGGACTTTCCATAAGAACTCGTTCTAAAAAACGATCTTGCTCCTCAACAGATGCTCCATCAGAAGGTGCAATAACTTTACCATTTATACCAAAATCTTGAAATCCTTTTCTCGCCCCGGCTGCCATAAGCTCCCAATACTCTGAATTTAGACCTTTTAAAACAACAGTTACATTTGGTTTTTCAGCTGATAATGTTTTAGATTTATATACTATTAAGAACAAAGACAATATGAATATAATTAGTAGAAAAAAAGATAACTTATTTAACATTAGATACTCCATTATTTCGTATATTTATACTACTCACTCTATAACATTTTCTAATTTCTCTAACAAGCAGATACTCCCCTTTTAAATCCTCTCTCTTTAAACAATTATAGGAATATCTTTTTTATATGTAAACCTTATTTTCTCATTGATTAATAAAATACTTTATTGTATATCATATACAACTCTAATTTACATAACGTCCACCTTCGAAAGTTGCAAAAAGGCCAACTCCTTGGTACAGAAGGGATTAGCCTTTGGTCGTTTTTTATTGTTTTTGCATGATTTTATACATCGTTGATTTATCAACGTTTTCGGCTTTTGAAGAAACCTGATGGCTGCAAAAAAAAGGAAGTTTCAAGCAATCTCTTATTCAATATAATGGCCCGTTTGTTGAAGAATACAGAACTTCTACTAATAATTTTGATTTAATTTACAACTCTAAGGTATGAAAACTTTCAATACCTTGATAACTTTAATAAGTGTGTTAATTCTCTTAAGTTTGAGACCCTAATTGCAAGCATTAAACCTTTTTGGAAAATAAATCATTCAATTCCAAAATTCCAATACAAATGCTAATTTAAATGCCGTTCCGGGACTTATCTCTTGTCTGGTACCCGGTGTTTGCTTTTCTAACAGTTCGTGGTTATCAGGAGTTTATTTTTCTTTAAATAAAAATTCTTTTGATCGAGGTTTTCTGAAAGGTTAAAAATAATCTTTTAGAAGACCTCTATTTTTATTACCTGCTACTTTTATTCAAATTTATCTCGTTTTGTTATGTTGGATAAATTTTTGAATTTTTTTGTCCGTTTTGTATAGACAATTCAAAATTCATCTATTATTATGATTGTTATAATCGTTAGAATGAAAGGGTTTTCACCACCCCTTTCGTGTGTTTATGGAGAAGACATATGTATTTTCTTGAAGGGAGAAAATTCAATATTTTTAAAAGCAATACTTGAGAATAGGGGGAAATCAGTAAAAAATCCTGCTTTTATTCTAACCGTCAATGAGGGGGTATATGAAATGTCAAGTGAAACATTAAATCAATTTTTGAAAGAAAATTTGGACGACTTAAAAGGAAAAGGACTTTACAACGTTATTGATACGGTAGAGGGTTCAAACGGTCCGATGATCACTATTGCAGGCAGAGAGCTAATTAATTTATCATCCAATAACTATTTAGGTTTAGCAACAGATCGACGCTTAATAGAGGCTTGCTTAGAAGCAACGAAAACATATGGTGTCGGTGCCGGTGCCGTCCGTACGATCAACGGAACGTTAGATATTCATGTCAAATTAGAAGAAAAGCTTGCCGAATTTAAACATACAGAAGCAGCCATCGCTTATCAATCTGGATTTAATTGTAATATGGCAGCGATTTCAGGAGTAATGGATAAACACGATGTCATTCTTTCAGATGAATTGAACCATGCTTCAATCATTGATGGATGTCGATTATCGAAAGCAAAGATTATTCGCTATAACCATTCCGACATGGAAGATTTACGATCAAAAGCACGTGAAGCAAAAGAGTCGGGATTGTATAACAAAATCATGATTATCACCGATGGAGTGTTCTCGATGGATGGGGATATTGCCAAGCTTCCTGAAATTGTTGAGATTGCCGAAGAGTTTGATTTAATTACGTATGTTGATGATGCGCATGGTTCGGGTGTATTAGGTAATGGTGCAGGAACTGTAAAACATTTTGGGTTATCGGATAGAGTGGATTTCCAAATTGGAACACTATCCAAAGCCATTGGTGTTGTAGGAGGCTATGTAGCAGGCAAGAAAGATTTAATAGATTGGTTAAAAGTGAGAAGCCGTCCATTTTTATTTTCTACGGCAGTTACACCGGGAGCAGTTGCAGCTTGTATAGAAGCCATTGATATTTTGATGAATAGCTCAGATCTACAAAATAAGCTGTGGGAAAACGGAGATTATTTGAAAAAAGGCCTAAAAGAATTAGGATTTGATATCGGAGAGAGCGAAACACCGATTACGCCTTGCATTATAGGAGATGAAGTAAAAACGCAGCAATTCAGTAAGTGGCTTAACAAAGAAGGTGTGTATGCTAAATCCATCGTATTCCCTACCGTTCCAAAGGGAACAGGAAGAGTGAGGAATATGCCGACAGCTGCTCATACAAAAGAAATGCTAGATCGTGCATTAGCCATTTATGAAAAAGTAGGAAAAGAGATGTCGATAATTTAAGGGGATTTCTTGCTACAGAGTGAAAAAGGGGAGGAATTTTTGATGAAAAAGGTCTTAGTAACAGGGGCTTTAGGTCAAATTGGTTCAGAACTGACGCTAAAAATGAGAGAAATTTACGGATTTGACAATATCATTGCAACAGACATTCGAAAAACGGAAAGCGATGTAGTCCAATCAGGTCCATTTGAGATTTTAGATGTTACAGATGAAAAAGCGATGTTTAACATGGCAAAAAAACATGAAGTGGATACGATTATTCATTTAGCTGCTTTATTGTCAGCAACAGCTGAAAAAAAGCCTCTTTTAGCCTGGCATTTAAACATGGGCGGATTGGTGAATGCTTTGGAAGCGGCACGAGAATTAAATTGCCAATTTTTCACACCTAGTTCCATTGGTGCGTTTGGTCCAACCACTCCTAAAAATCGGACTCCGCAAGACATCATTCAACGACCGACTACGATGTACGGAGTGAATAAAGTATCCGGAGAGTTGTTATGTGATTATTACTATCATAAATTTGGAGTTGATACGAGAGGTCTCCGATTCCCGGGACTAATCTCGTATGTTACGCCTCCAGGCGGGGGAACGACCGACTACGCAGTTGAAATTTACTATGAAGCGATTAAAAATAAGAGATATACTTCTTACATTGCCAAAGGAACGTATATGGATATGATGTATATGCCTGACGCTTTAGATGCCATCATTACATTAATGGAGGCAGATGCATCAAAGCTAAAACATCGGAATTCTTTCAATGTGTCAGCTATGAGCTTTGATCCGGAGCAAATTGCAGCCGAGATTAAAAGGCATATTCCGGAATTTGTCATGACTTATGAGGTCGATCCTGTAAGACAATCTATTGCCGACAGTTGGCCTAATATAATAGATTCAACTTGTGCAAAGGAAGAATGGGGATTTAAGGCGGAATATGATTTAGAGAAAATGACGATGGATATGTTGATGAAGCTGAGATTAAAGTCACTTTTAATTACCGCATAAATAAGCCTGCTAGCCGAATAAAAGAGTTGTAACACTCTTTTATTCGAGTTACTTTATTAAGAAATTTTGAGGTTTTTAAACGTTATATAATACACCTTTTATAACCGCCAAAAAGTAAGCGCTTTCTATAAGCGTATAAAATTAAACAGCACTGCTTTTTCTTTTAGGTATGAAAGTATGATTCATGGATATTAATAATGACCTCTAATAGATTAACCTTTGGAGAGATTTTGAAAGAGCACCGAAGGAGAAAAGCAAAAGCCAAACTCTAGGACTGGTGTTGGTACATATCTAATAAAGGTCATCTATTATTCGATCGTATCTATTTGTAATAGACTTAATTCTATCGCAGGGTTATGAAAAATGAATAGCTTGATAGTAGCAATGTTGCAATTTTATCTTAAACTAGTGGGGGAATATCTATGAAAAGTTTACTGAAAAAGTGGAGTCAATTGAGTCTGGTAAAACAAATAATTATAGGTTTGATTATTGGTATTATCCTGGCTGTAACGATCCCAGAAGCAGCAAAACCTGTTGTCATTTTTGGCTCTTTATTTGTAGGTGCTTTGAAAGCAATTGCACCTGTGTTGGTCCTCTTCTTGGTTATGTCGGCCATCGCTCAACACAAGAGTGGTCACCAAACGAATATGAAATCCATTATCTTCCTATACCTTTTAGGAACCTTTTTAGCTGGATTAATCGCGGTTATTGTGAGTTTTATTTTTCCTGTAGGCTTAACACTTGCAAAGGGCGCTGAAGGTGTGACGCCTCCTGGCGGTATTGTAGAGGTTCTCAAATCGTTACTGCTAAACGTTGTTGATAACCCAATTAAAGCAATTTTTAATGCGAACTATATCGGTATTTTAGCTTGGGCGATAATCCTTGGATTGGCTTTACGAAATGCAGCTGATACGACAAAAACGATGATTTCTAATTTTTCAGATGCTGTTTCCAAAATGGTTACATGGGTTATTAAGTTTGCTCCATTAGGAATCATGGGTCTAGTAATTGAGTCTATTACTACAAATGGAATTGAGTCGCTACTAAGCTATGGGAAATTACTTACCGTTTTAATTGGTTGTATGCTCTTTGTGGCGCTGGTTGTCAATCCAATCATTGTGCTCCTATTTATAAAACAGAATCCTTACCCGCTTGTTTTAAAGTGCTTAAAGGAAAGCGGGATTACAGCATTTTTTACACGTAGCTCAGCTTCAAATATTCCTGTAAATATGAGATTATGTGAAAATCTAGGTTTGGATAAGGATAGTTATTCAGTATCCATTCCATTAGGTGCAACCATTAATATGGCTGGTGCCGCAGTTACTATATCTGTTTTGACACTTGCAGCGGTTCATACACTTGGCATTCAAGTGGACATCCCTACAGCAATTCTCCTCAGCGTAATATCAGCTATATGTGCTTGTGGTGCTTCAGGGGTTGCTGGTGGATCCTTATTACTGATTCCTCTAGCATGCAGCTTATTTGGAATCCCAGCTGAGGTTGCTATGCAGGTAGTTGGAGTAGGCTTTATCATAGGTGTTTTACAAGACTCTTTTGAAACGGCACTTAACTCATCAACAGACGTACTTTTCACAGCAACAGCTGAATTTAAAGAGTGGCGTAAAGAAGGAAAAAAAATAGATATCCACAAAGTAGCATAAAGAAGAAATCCTCTTATCTGTGATTGAACTGCACCCCAATTGTTAGACTCGACTAACAATTGGAGGTGCAGTTTTTTTATGGAAAACTGTACTTTAAACAAAAATGAGCTACTGTTGGTGAATATCTTCAAGGGAAAGGTTCCTCTATCAAGAGTTGTTAGCCTATATCAACTTCCCAAAAGAATCATTTCTTTTTTGTTCAATATGAACAGATAATACCTTATATGGATTCTGATTCACCGTTTTATCCACCCTAACATGTTATACCATTCTCAAAAACAAAATCGTTCAAAGACTTCCGAACCAAATTTACACAATCGGGTTAAAAAAAAGTATGATTGTATTACCTTCCTCATCCTGTGCTGTTGCCAACCATCATTGTACAAACCCCAAACCAACAACTATATTTATTTAGAACCGAAGTTAAAAGGGCTTGTAAAATATCGTAACCTTACTAAAAAAGGTTTATTACGATTATCAAGACCTAAATTTTAAAAAAACAAAAAACATAGGCCGTTTAACATATTATACATGACTAATATGTAAACAGCCTATTTATTAGGAATACTCCTCAACAATCGTGCCCTTTTCTTGTATAAGCCAGAAGCTTTATATTGGAAAAAGTGAGTTTTTAATAAGCTGCAATTCTAGTTAGGCTGCTTGCTGAAATCTCGATGGGCTCCCCTATAGCTTCCAATAAGATTTTGATAACCAGGAAGATGGCTGGAAATTAAAGCGCCAAAACCTTCAACATCATTGCGCCAATCACGTTGTAATTCGCACGCAATGCTAAACCAGTTCAGAAGCTGCACCCCACCATGGGCCATACGCGTTAATGCCGCATCCGCTACTTGTTTACTGAATGTTCCAGAAGCATCAGTAGCAACAAATACTTCATAACCAGCGTTCACAGCGGAAAGTGCAGGAAATGCAACACAAACATCTGTTACTACGCCTGCAATGATCAGTTGTTTTTTTCCAGTTTCTTCGATTGCTTTGACAAAATCTTCATTATCCCATGCGTTAATTTGTCCAGGACGAGCTATTTTTGGCGCATGAGGAAAAAGTTCAACCAATTCTTGCATGAGTGGCCCATTAGGCCCATTTTCAAAGCTTGTTGTTAAAATAACTGGTAAATCAAAAAACTTAGCAGTGTTAGCAAGAGCCATAACATTGTTCTTGAATTCATCAACACCATAGTCACGCACAAGACCTGAGATAAGGCCGGTTTGATGATCAACTAAAAGAACGGCAGCATCATCTTTATTAATACGAGAATAGAAATCAGACATTTTATTGTCCTCCCTTTAATTAAGTATAAGTAATCGAAAGAAGATTAATAGATTCGAAAATGGAAATTAAACTCCTTCGTTATTCCAATTTAATTGTACGGATTACTGGTATTCATTTTCTATAAACTCATTATGGGGAGCAGTAGTATTTATAAAAAAAGATGATTGATAAAGCTTGGACTTCTTCAATTAATCTAGAATTGGGGTGTGATCAATCCAATGAATAAATTGGTGTAAATATTGCTGAAGATAACGTTTTGTTTGTTCGTCTGTAAGGACTTTCTGATCGGAATCAATCTTTTTATGTACTTGGGAAATCAACACTTTTTGAAATGGAAGTACATTAACCTGCATGGCCTCTAGTACTTGTCTGATTTGCAATTGAGCAAAGGCAGTACCTAATCCCCCAGGAGTTGCACCAATTAAACCAACCGGTTTTCTGCTAAGAACAGCGGATTCCCGAGGTCTTGATGCCCAGTCCAATGCATTCTTTAATACGCCTGGAATTCCAGAATTGTACTCTGGACTTACAATAATGATACCGTCAACGTCCTGGATAGCAGATTTAAATGATGTCACTGTTTCTGGAACACTTATTTCTAAGTCTTCGTTGAACAAAGGTAGATCATTTATCTCGATCCAACGAAATTGATGGGAATCATCCAGCTCTGTTAATGATTGAGCAATGATTCGATTATAAGAGTTTTTTCGTAAACTCCCACAAATAAGGCCTATGGTTTTAGTCATATATTTCCTCCTTGTTTAAATTCACTTTCATGATACCATAATATACCAAAAAAGAAGAAGTGGCTTTATTCCTAATTGTCAGACTATTTAATTTAATGAAGTGTTTAATACAAAAATCTAGGATATAAGGATTTCTCTTTAGTTTTCATATAATTGGCTCGTGTGTTTGCAAGCTATGGCAAATGGTCTATGTCATTTTTATTTTCTGTTCCAATTACTATATATTTCTAGCATAATAGTAACTATAAAAAAATTGGAGGGAGTGCAGAAATGGAAGAAAAGAAAGTGACGTGGTTAGAACTCTTTTATGATTTGTTATTTGTGGCGGCGGTTGCGGCAGCGACTCATGTTTTACTTCATGTTGAAGATGGTCATATCCATGCAGAGTATTTAGTAAAGTTTGTATTAATTTTTATTCCTATCTGGTGGGCTTGGGTAGGGCAAACCATCTTTATTAACCGGTTTGGAAAAGATTTATTTCATCAACGTATCTTTTTAATTCTGCAAATGTTTTTTGTATTAATTATGACATCAAGTTTATCAGTTGATTTTGATTCTTATTATCTTTCTTTTTTAATTGGGTATATTGGCTTAAGAGCAGTGACAGCGATCCAATATCTTATTGTCCAGCGTATAGAAACGGGAGTTCGAAAACAAGCAGCCCTCTTTTTGGGAAGGTATTTTTGGATTGGAATTGTCATTTCATTATTGTCCGTCTTTTTTGATTCTTGGATTCGATATGCTGTGTTGTATACGGGAATCCTTATTGATATCATTGTCCCGGTAGTTGGACGAAAATGCTTAGAAAAGGTTCCCACAAATACGGCTCACTTATTAGAGCGATTTGGTTTATTTACCATTATTCTCTTTGGGGAAGCTCTTATTAGTACACTTGCGGTCATTCAGCCTACACAAGGAAATTGGGATTCAATAGGCTTTGCGATCATTTCATTTATCCTGATTATTTCGATGTGGTGGCAATATTTCGATAACATGGAGAAGAAACTAGACAAGTCTTTACAATCATCCGGGCAAATTATTATTTATGGTCATCTGTTTATTTTAATGTCTTTGAGCATGATTGCAGCATCTATCAGACTATTGTTTTTACAGGAGGTCCATTACTTATTTATCTTACTTTTTGTTTTCGGATCTGTATTGCTCTATTTCCTGTCAACTACCTTTGTTTTCCATCAATATAGACATGTGCACCACCGATTGAAAATTTATCATTTAGGGTTATTTTTAGGAATTTTAGCCGTCTTTTTTATTATTAATTTGATTATTGTAGTACCAAATATTTTGATAATAGCTGAATTAACCTTGTTTTTTATTATCTTTACTAAACTAACAATTTCTAATAAAAAGCAACCGTTGACAAATGAGATTCATTCGAGAATAAAAAATGTTTAATAGGGGTTCATTTTCATTTTATTACTTTACCGCTATAAACTACTAAAATATATTATAATTATCACTTCTTGTTCATTTTTCTTATTGTGGCTATTGTCAAAAAGCATACTTTATGACACGTTGAAAAACAGGTAATATTCTGTGTGTCAAAAAGTATGTTTTTTTATTTTGAAACATTTCATTTTGTTGATATATTTTTTGACATAGTTTAAAAGAAGTTAAAAAAAAAGATTAATATTAAAGCATTCTTTTAGTTAGGAAACTATTCAATTGATCTATTTTAATAACTAATATTTGAGCATTGAATTAACATTCTACTAAAAAACTGAGACTAGCTGTTTGCCTTTTGGCAGGCGGCTTTTTCTATTTGAAGCAATACTTATTGTAACTAATAAAAAAACACCAAAAACAGAATTGTCAAAATTCTATATTGAATTAATTTTCTTCATATGATAATATTACGATAATCGGAATAACAAACCGATTATCGGATTAAAAGTTGCTAAAACGGAAAATATAATCATTTTAATAGTAGTAGGGGGTAAAAGGATGAAAAAAGCATTAGAAGGTACAATCGTTTTAGATTTAGGTCAAATTTACAATGGTCCTTACTGTTCACTCATGTTGGCGTTTCAAGGGGCTAAAGTGATTAAAATTGAACCGATAAATGGAGAAAATCTTCGAGTAAGAAGAAAAGGTGATTGTCACGAGCTGCTCATGCTGAATTCAAATAAACTTGGTGTATCTCTTGATCTTAAATCAGAAGAAGGTAAAGAAATTTTTTTAGAATTAGTTAAAAGAGCAGACGTGGTTGTAGAGAACTTTTCTCTTGGGGCCATGGAGCGTCTAGGGCTTGGATACGATGTTTTAAGTACAATAAATCCTCGTATCATTTATGCATCTGGAAAAGGTTACGGATTAGAGGGGCCTTATGCTAACAGACCAGCAATGGATTTGACGATTCAAGCAATGGGTGGTGTTATGGCGACAACAGGTTTTGCTGACAAGCCGCCTGTCAAAGCAGGTCCAGCTTTATGTGATTTTCTTGGAGGAATTCATTTGTTCGGAGGTATTGCAACAGCACTTTATCAAAGAGAAAAAACAGGTAAAGGGCAGCTAGTAGAAGTATCTATGCACGATACGATTTATCCTACTCTTGCTTCAGCACTTGGAGCTTATTACAGTCAGGGTGGAAAAGTATCTCAAAGAACTGGAAATCAGCATAGCGGAATGGCAACTGCTCCTTATAATGTATACCCAACAGAAG from Metabacillus sediminilitoris carries:
- a CDS encoding CaiB/BaiF CoA transferase family protein, with translation MKKALEGTIVLDLGQIYNGPYCSLMLAFQGAKVIKIEPINGENLRVRRKGDCHELLMLNSNKLGVSLDLKSEEGKEIFLELVKRADVVVENFSLGAMERLGLGYDVLSTINPRIIYASGKGYGLEGPYANRPAMDLTIQAMGGVMATTGFADKPPVKAGPALCDFLGGIHLFGGIATALYQREKTGKGQLVEVSMHDTIYPTLASALGAYYSQGGKVSQRTGNQHSGMATAPYNVYPTEDGYIAILCVADRQWKSLLKVMEKEELLNDERFQTNIDRSANTYIVDEIVTNWTSNRKKLDIADMLIKANVPHAPVQSIAEVAEDPHLTYRGMIREIEHPKEGKIKVPGSPIRLSDSPLTEVFAAPMIGEHTDEVLQDLLGLTEGKLEELRDKNIIRSKEKMTQEK
- a CDS encoding low temperature requirement protein A gives rise to the protein MEEKKVTWLELFYDLLFVAAVAAATHVLLHVEDGHIHAEYLVKFVLIFIPIWWAWVGQTIFINRFGKDLFHQRIFLILQMFFVLIMTSSLSVDFDSYYLSFLIGYIGLRAVTAIQYLIVQRIETGVRKQAALFLGRYFWIGIVISLLSVFFDSWIRYAVLYTGILIDIIVPVVGRKCLEKVPTNTAHLLERFGLFTIILFGEALISTLAVIQPTQGNWDSIGFAIISFILIISMWWQYFDNMEKKLDKSLQSSGQIIIYGHLFILMSLSMIAASIRLLFLQEVHYLFILLFVFGSVLLYFLSTTFVFHQYRHVHHRLKIYHLGLFLGILAVFFIINLIIVVPNILIIAELTLFFIIFTKLTISNKKQPLTNEIHSRIKNV
- a CDS encoding NADPH-dependent FMN reductase, translated to MTKTIGLICGSLRKNSYNRIIAQSLTELDDSHQFRWIEINDLPLFNEDLEISVPETVTSFKSAIQDVDGIIIVSPEYNSGIPGVLKNALDWASRPRESAVLSRKPVGLIGATPGGLGTAFAQLQIRQVLEAMQVNVLPFQKVLISQVHKKIDSDQKVLTDEQTKRYLQQYLHQFIHWIDHTPILD